In the genome of Treponema pedis, one region contains:
- a CDS encoding ZinT/AdcA family metal-binding protein has product MIIKKLSAKFVLVLVAAVMSVTACKSMPEKMMGGGELAPWKGEWVTADAYNHDPSMEPVYTETAAMMPNYTTEGLKAAIDEMYYTPIVKAKFDGSNTVMFTIVDGKGKEVELKCTYMYKGRVEDKQYAGAMWDTFEAVKEVRGLESAKYMILMPPHGHGDGPMHWHGRFGRRSIESLLDGTNWPTYYSASMPKAAFLENTMGSIKMMPKFIQASPFADFSKHGKWMNSAAIYDNMSMEVQAVYKKLIEEFKGKNPKGGDFTKEDIIAEMKKSYGSGEDFSELEFITSKDKNEMVVYKNGKEIFRSSYKRVGASDSKPSLMAVAADKPNAGKFSLISFTGAHGNPLHIHLWYGADNAEMAALKIVPTVIPSDTSNDKIALRVEASCRRMLTNLIGK; this is encoded by the coding sequence ATGATAATTAAAAAATTAAGTGCAAAGTTTGTGCTTGTTTTGGTTGCGGCGGTAATGTCGGTTACCGCATGCAAGTCTATGCCCGAAAAAATGATGGGCGGCGGAGAGCTCGCTCCCTGGAAGGGTGAATGGGTTACTGCGGACGCTTACAATCATGACCCGTCTATGGAGCCGGTTTATACTGAAACTGCCGCTATGATGCCCAATTACACTACAGAGGGTTTAAAGGCCGCTATAGATGAAATGTATTACACTCCGATTGTAAAGGCAAAATTCGACGGAAGCAATACCGTGATGTTTACGATTGTTGACGGCAAAGGAAAAGAAGTCGAGCTTAAGTGTACATATATGTATAAGGGCAGGGTGGAAGATAAGCAATATGCCGGAGCCATGTGGGATACTTTTGAAGCCGTAAAAGAAGTACGCGGTTTGGAAAGTGCAAAATATATGATTTTAATGCCCCCTCACGGACACGGCGACGGACCTATGCATTGGCATGGACGTTTCGGACGCCGCAGTATCGAATCCTTACTTGACGGAACAAATTGGCCTACTTATTATAGCGCCTCTATGCCCAAAGCCGCATTTTTGGAAAACACAATGGGTTCTATAAAGATGATGCCTAAATTTATTCAGGCTTCTCCTTTTGCCGATTTTTCAAAACACGGTAAATGGATGAACAGTGCCGCAATTTATGATAATATGAGCATGGAAGTTCAAGCCGTATATAAAAAACTTATCGAAGAATTCAAAGGTAAAAATCCGAAAGGCGGAGACTTCACAAAAGAAGATATTATTGCCGAAATGAAAAAATCATACGGTTCGGGAGAAGATTTTTCCGAACTTGAGTTTATTACTTCCAAAGACAAGAATGAAATGGTAGTATATAAGAACGGAAAAGAAATCTTCCGCTCATCTTATAAAAGGGTAGGAGCTTCGGATTCCAAGCCTTCCCTTATGGCTGTTGCCGCCGATAAGCCCAATGCGGGAAAATTTTCACTGATTTCTTTTACCGGTGCACACGGTAACCCTCTCCATATCCATTTGTGGTATGGTGCGGATAATGCCGAAATGGCCGCATTAAAAATTGTTCCTACGGTAATACCTTCCGATACGAGCAATGATAAAATTGCTCTTCGTGTAGAAGCTTCTTGCAGAAGAATGCTTACAAACCTTATCGGTAAATAA
- a CDS encoding RecQ family ATP-dependent DNA helicase, which translates to MNDNLNEKEYNLTAYKENISDTPEDMDCPYIYETDNPVYGTDGAEDIIAVCAANVFGIPSLFPWQRLVIANILDAVHAAEAVIEITENKQKNRTDIIAEITENKEEETLTDIYDEDGVMRGRQIILLPTGAGKSLCFQVPALLLDGPTVIIYPLLALMSDQFRRMCEGGLEPVLFRGGQNTEERKAQLARMEGTDGKPPAKLIIANPEVLLSGGLIERIAARKVSHLAIDEAHCVTEWGDSFRPAYLQLTEIIKKLNPPAVTAFTATASPDVLKRISEILFEGRAHLVRGESDRPNIIYFVKHCRIKIPALLEEVEKRKKPMVIFCSSRKSTEQTASYLRLYFNDENIRFYHAGLQREEKTEVEQWFHIHNSAILVTTCAWGMGVDKKDVKTVIHKDPPPTAEAYIQEAGRGGRDGSIAEAVLLWSNEDKKRISLMPEKQRLRASVLEEFAASGKCRREVLLKALGEERAVAKTKDDEVIACSGCDICFKTAIQYAEDEALFIDFIKRNKRIFNQTEASAVFSKNLRFWKAGDVKRLSDELLSCGLIKKYKTFLWKDKLDTVK; encoded by the coding sequence ATGAATGATAATTTAAACGAAAAAGAGTATAACCTTACCGCTTACAAAGAGAACATTTCCGATACGCCTGAAGATATGGACTGCCCCTACATTTATGAAACGGATAATCCGGTTTACGGTACGGACGGAGCGGAAGATATAATAGCGGTATGCGCTGCAAATGTCTTCGGAATTCCTTCTTTGTTTCCCTGGCAAAGACTTGTAATTGCAAATATTTTGGACGCCGTTCATGCTGCGGAAGCCGTTATCGAAATTACGGAAAATAAACAAAAAAATCGGACTGATATCATAGCCGAAATTACCGAAAACAAAGAAGAAGAAACTTTAACCGACATTTACGATGAAGACGGAGTTATGCGGGGAAGACAAATTATTCTTCTTCCCACAGGCGCAGGGAAATCCCTTTGCTTTCAAGTTCCCGCCCTGTTACTTGACGGACCTACCGTAATTATTTATCCGCTTTTAGCCTTAATGAGCGACCAGTTCAGGCGTATGTGTGAAGGCGGGCTTGAGCCGGTACTTTTCCGCGGAGGACAAAACACGGAAGAAAGAAAGGCTCAGCTTGCCCGTATGGAAGGTACGGACGGAAAGCCTCCCGCAAAACTTATAATAGCAAATCCGGAGGTTCTTTTGTCGGGAGGATTAATCGAAAGAATTGCGGCTCGTAAAGTTTCGCACCTTGCAATAGATGAAGCTCATTGCGTTACCGAATGGGGAGACAGCTTCCGTCCCGCTTATTTACAGCTTACAGAAATAATCAAAAAATTAAACCCTCCTGCCGTAACGGCTTTTACCGCAACCGCAAGCCCCGACGTTTTAAAAAGAATTTCCGAAATTCTTTTTGAAGGAAGGGCTCACTTGGTCAGAGGGGAATCGGACCGCCCGAATATAATTTATTTTGTAAAACATTGCAGAATAAAAATACCCGCCCTTTTGGAAGAAGTCGAAAAAAGAAAAAAGCCTATGGTTATTTTTTGTTCGAGCCGTAAAAGTACGGAGCAAACGGCCTCATATTTACGCCTTTATTTTAACGATGAAAATATACGCTTTTACCACGCAGGTTTACAGCGCGAAGAAAAAACCGAAGTTGAACAATGGTTTCATATACACAATTCCGCAATCTTAGTAACTACCTGTGCTTGGGGAATGGGCGTGGATAAAAAAGACGTAAAAACCGTAATACATAAAGACCCGCCGCCGACTGCGGAAGCCTATATTCAAGAAGCGGGACGCGGCGGAAGGGACGGCAGTATTGCCGAAGCGGTTTTACTGTGGTCGAATGAAGATAAAAAGAGAATAAGTTTAATGCCGGAAAAACAAAGACTCCGCGCAAGTGTACTCGAAGAATTTGCGGCAAGCGGAAAATGCCGCCGCGAAGTTTTACTTAAAGCTTTGGGAGAAGAAAGAGCTGTCGCCAAGACTAAAGACGATGAAGTAATTGCATGTTCGGGTTGTGATATTTGTTTTAAAACTGCAATACAATATGCGGAAGACGAAGCCTTATTTATCGATTTTATAAAAAGAAATAAAAGAATTTTTAATCAAACCGAAGCCTCGGCGGTTTTTTCAAAAAATTTAAGATTTTGGAAAGCAGGAGATGTAAAGCGTCTAAGCGATGAACTTTTATCCTGCGGTTTAATTAAAAAATATAAAACTTTTTTATGGAAGGATAAACTGGATACTGTAAAATAA